The genomic stretch ACCTCATCAAGCCCCGGCTGCGCTCCGCTCCGCCGGGCGCGCTCCCGGCTCCGCTGCGGGCGCCGCTCCTGCCTCCGGCCCGCTCCGCCCGCACTGCGCCGACGCGCGCCCACTGGTGGATAGGGCCGGTGGCCATGAGTCGATCACCGCAGAACGCGGCCAGGGTCAGAACAGTGCCTCCGGCGGGGGATCGGCCGACACCGGGATGGAGGGGGCGCCGCCGCCGACTGCGGGTCCGTCGTGGTGGATGCTGGGGGCTCCCATCCCGCACACCATCGACCCAGGCAGAGCCGAGCAGACGCGGCCCCTGGCGTCCAGGTCGTTCGTACAGTGGCGCGCTCCACCTGGACGCCAGGAACCACGCCTGCTCCACAGAGTGTGGGTCGACGGCGTACGGGATGGGAGCTGGGGCGCGTGGTGGGTAAGGGTGTGGGGCTGGTGTCGGCGGACGAGCTGACATCCGTCACTGACATCAACATCGGCAGACAGGGGCAGACAGTGACGGCCCGGTACGACTAAGGTCACCGGCCAGTGACCTCCCTCACCAGGGCACCTGTCACTGTTATGAGAATGGGATGATGTCGTTTATGAAGGGACGAGTCCTTGTCGTCGACGACGACACCGCACTGGCCGAGATGCTCGGCATTGTGCTGCGTGGTGAAGGTTTTGAGCCGTCTTTCGTAGCCGACGGCGACAAGGCGCTGGCCGCTTTCAGGGAGACCAAGCCCGATCTGGTGCTGCTCGACCTGATGCTGCCCGGACGGGACGGCATCGAGGTGTGCCGGCTGATCCGGGCCGAGTCCGGGGTGCCGATCGTGATGCTCACGGCGAAGAGCGACACCGTCGACGTGGTCGTGGGCCTGGAGTCGGGCGCCGACGACTACATCGTCAAGCCGTTCAAGCCGAAGGAGCTGGTCGCCCGGATCCGCGCGCGGCTGCGCAGGTCGGAGGAGCCGGCACCGGAGCAGCTGACCATCGGTGACCTGGTCATCGACGTGGCCGGGCACTCGGTGAAGCGGGACGGGCAGTCGATCGCACTGACCCCGCTGGAGTTCGACCTGCTGGTCGCGCTGGCCCGCAAGCCGTGGCAGGTGTTCACGCGTGAGGTGCTGCTCGAGCAGGTGTGGGGCTACCGGCACGCTGCCGACACGCGGCTCGTCAACGTGCATGTCCAGCGGCTGCGTTCCAAGGTCGAGAAGGACCCGGAGCGGCCGGAGATCGTGGTGACCGTCCGTGGTGTCGGTTACAAGGCCGGGCCGAGCTGACATGTCCGGGGACAGCGCCGCTTCGGCTCCCGGCCGGTCCGGGGCCCGTCCGGGGCGGGCTGTCGGCCGGACTACGGGTGCGCGGTTCAGGAGTCTTTTTGAGGGCGGGCTGCTTGAGGGCGGGGTCCAGGGCAGCCCGGTCCTCAGGCTGTTCCTGCGCTGGGTGCGCCGTCCGCTGCTGCCGGTGATGCGGCTGTGGCGGCGCAACATCCAGCTGAGGGTCGTCGCCACGACGCTGGTGATGTCGCTGGGCGTCGTCCTGCTGCTGGGCTTCGTCGTGATCGGGCAGGTGCGCAACGGCCTGCTGGACGCGAAGGTGAGGGCCTCGCAGAGCCAGGCCACGGGCGGTTTCGCGGTGGCCAAGCAGAGGGCCGACGAGGCGGCCAGCGGCGCCGCCACCGGTGGGGCCGCCGGGACCGGTACCGCGGACGGCACGTCGACCACGGACGGCCGCCAGTCGCAGAACGTCATCCAGTGGATGAGCGACCTCGTGGAGTCGCTGTCCAGCGGCGGCGCGGGCGCCTTCGACGTCGTCACGCTGCCCGTCGGTGACGACAGCGGTGGCGGGCGCAGCCCGCGTGGCTCCGGGTACGTCAACCCGACCTCCAGCGTGCCCGCCGATCTGCGCGAGCGGGTCAACAGCGGCACGACGGCCGCGCAGAGCTACACCCGGATCGTCTACTCCAACGGCAAGGACTCGCAGCCGGCGCTGGTCATCGGCAAGCAGGTCAACGACCCCAACGGGCGGCCGTACGAGCTGTACTACCTCTTCCCGCTCACGCAGGAGGAGAAGTCCCTCAGCCTGGTCAAGGGCACGCTGGCGACCGCCGGGCTGTTCGTCGTCGTCCTGCTCGGTGCCATCGCCTGGCTGGTGGTGCGCCAGGTCGTCACGCCGGTGCGGATGGCGGCCGGGATCGCGGAGCGGTTGTCCGCCGGGCGGCTGCAGGAGCGGATGAAGGTCACCGGCGAGGACGACATCGCGCGCCTGGGCGAGGCCTTCAACAAGATGGCGCAGAACCTCCAGGTGAAGATCCAGCAGTTGGAGGACCTGTCGCGGATGCAGCGCCGGTTCGTCTCGGACGTCTCACACGAGCTGCGTACGCCCCTGACGACCGTCCGGATGGCCGCCGACGTCATCCATGAGGCGCGCGAGGACTTCGACCCGGTGACCGCGCGGTCCGCCGAGCTGCTCGCCGACCAGCTGGACCGGTTCGAGTCGCTGCTCGCGGACCTGCTGGAGATCAGCCGGTTCGACGCGGGCGCGGCAGCCCTGGAGGCAGAGCCGATAGACCTCAGGGAGGTCGTCCGGCGTGTGGTCAGCGGTGCCGAGCCGCTCGCGGAGCGCAAGGGCACGCGCATACGCGTGGTCGGCGATCAGCAGCCCGTCGTCGCCGAGGCCGATGCCCGGCGCGTGGAGCGCGTACTGCGCAACCTCGTCGTCAACGCCGTCGAGCACGGCGAGGGCAAGGACGTCGTCGTCAAGCTCGCCGCGGCGGGCGGCGCGGTCGCCGTCGCG from Streptomyces roseochromogenus subsp. oscitans DS 12.976 encodes the following:
- the mtrA gene encoding two-component system response regulator MtrA translates to MMSFMKGRVLVVDDDTALAEMLGIVLRGEGFEPSFVADGDKALAAFRETKPDLVLLDLMLPGRDGIEVCRLIRAESGVPIVMLTAKSDTVDVVVGLESGADDYIVKPFKPKELVARIRARLRRSEEPAPEQLTIGDLVIDVAGHSVKRDGQSIALTPLEFDLLVALARKPWQVFTREVLLEQVWGYRHAADTRLVNVHVQRLRSKVEKDPERPEIVVTVRGVGYKAGPS
- the mtrB gene encoding MtrAB system histidine kinase MtrB, producing the protein MSGDSAASAPGRSGARPGRAVGRTTGARFRSLFEGGLLEGGVQGSPVLRLFLRWVRRPLLPVMRLWRRNIQLRVVATTLVMSLGVVLLLGFVVIGQVRNGLLDAKVRASQSQATGGFAVAKQRADEAASGAATGGAAGTGTADGTSTTDGRQSQNVIQWMSDLVESLSSGGAGAFDVVTLPVGDDSGGGRSPRGSGYVNPTSSVPADLRERVNSGTTAAQSYTRIVYSNGKDSQPALVIGKQVNDPNGRPYELYYLFPLTQEEKSLSLVKGTLATAGLFVVVLLGAIAWLVVRQVVTPVRMAAGIAERLSAGRLQERMKVTGEDDIARLGEAFNKMAQNLQVKIQQLEDLSRMQRRFVSDVSHELRTPLTTVRMAADVIHEAREDFDPVTARSAELLADQLDRFESLLADLLEISRFDAGAAALEAEPIDLREVVRRVVSGAEPLAERKGTRIRVVGDQQPVVAEADARRVERVLRNLVVNAVEHGEGKDVVVKLAAAGGAVAVAVRDYGVGLKPGEATRVFSRFWRADPARARTTGGTGLGLSIALEDARLHGGWLQAWGEPGGG